Part of the Pseudomonas chlororaphis genome, TTCACACACGCGGCATGGCTGGATCAGGCTTTCGCCCATTGTCCAATATTCCCCACTGCTGCCTCCCGTAGGAGTCTGGACCGTGTCTCAGTTCCAGTGTGACTGATCATCCTCTCAGACCAGTTACGGATCGTCGCCTTGGTGAGCCATTACCCCACCAACTAGCTAATCCGACCTAGGCTCATCTGATAGCGCAAGGCCCGAAGGTCCCCTGCTTTCTCCCGTAGGACGTATGCGGTATTAGCGTTCGTTTCCGAACGTTATCCCCTACTACCAGGCAGATTCCTAGGCATTACTCACCCGTCCGCCGCTCTCAAGAGGTGCAAGCACCTCTCTACCGCTCGACTTGCATGTGTTAGGCCTGCCGCCAGCGTTCAATCTGAGCCATGATCAAACTCTTCAGTTCAAACATCTTTGGGTTTTGAGAAAACCCTAAACTTGGCTCAGCAATCGTTGGTTACATCTTTGATTTCTCGCGGAGTAACTTGTGATGCTGATAATCTGTTGACTAGCAGTCTGACTCCACAAGCACCCACACGAATTGCTTGATTCAGTTGTTAAAGAGCGGTGGTTGATTCTTTCGTCTCAACCGAGGCGCGCATTCTACAGCGCCTGGTGTTGCTGTCAAGCGGTTATTTAAGAAGTTTTTCAAAGTTTCCCGTGGGAAACACTAACAACTTCAACCACTTGCGCTTTCGATCTCTCGTTAGCGGGAGGCGAATTCTACAGCGTTGTTCGCTGCTGTCAACACCTCTTTTTCACCGCTTTCGACCGAGAGGATCGAACCGTTGATAAAGCCAAACGACAGCGCCTTATCCACGGCTTCCGGACTTCGATGAACTGAAGCCCTGCACTGCCGAAAATCGTTTAACTCATTGAAACTCAAGGAGTTTTTCTTTTCGGCTGCGCCGGAAGTGGGGCGAATTATAGACGTCTGGAATCTGCCGTCAACACTTAATTAAGCTTTTGTTGCAGAAGGTACTTTCCTGCCTAGTAAACGCGGGATCCGGCGCGTAATCGGCGGCACCCTGAGCAACAAGAGTACAGCGCCTATAGACGCATAGATCGACCACTCCTTCAGGTCCGCTCGCACGATCCATAGCATGTGCAGCAGTCCAAGCCCGAGGATCAGGTAAACCAGACGATGCAGTTTTTTCCAGCGCCCCCCAAGCCGGCGCTGGCTGTAGCGGTTGGAGGTAACCGCCAAGGCCAGCAGGCCGAGAAACCCGAGCACGCCGACAATAATGTAGGGCCGTTTGCTCAGCTCAACACCCAACTGCGACCAATCGAAGCCCAGGATGAACGCGGCGTACCCGCTCAAGTGCAGCACGACATAAGTGAAACACCACAACCCCAACTGGCGCCTGACCGCCATCCACCCCGCCCAGCCGGTCAGCTTCTGCAGCGGAGTCATGCTCAAGGTGATCAACAAGAGGATCAGCGTGCCCAGCCCAAGCCTGTCCACCAGTACTTTGCCCGGGTCAGGCCCCAACGTATTCGTCAACGCCTGGTAAAGCCAAACCAACGGCCAGCCCGCCGCCGCAAGGAAGACACCCACCCGCCACACTGGAAAACGCATCAGTAGTCCTTCCTCAAGTCCATCCCTGCATACAGGGAGGCCACCTCGTCCTGGTAACCATTGAACATCAAGGTATCGCGAACATTGGGACTGAACAGCCCGCTCGGCAACCGACGCTCATGGGCCTGGGTCCAGCGCGGATGGTCGACCGTCGGGTTGACGTTGGCATAGAAGCCGTACTCATCGGCCGCAATGCTCTGCCAGGTGGTCTTCGGCTGCTCACTCACCAGGCTGATGCGCACGATCGACTTGACACTCTTGAAGCCGTACTTCCACGGCACCACCAACCGCAGAGGCGCACCATTCTGATTGGGCAGTTCGCGGCCATACATCCCGACTGCCAGGATGGCCAGAGGATTCATCGCCTCGTCCAGTCGCAGCCCTTCCACATAAGGCCAGTCGATCAGGGCAAAACCGGAACGCTGTCCCGGCATCACCTTAGGGTCCTGCAAGGTTTCGAAACGGATGTATTTAGCCTTGGAAGTAGGCTCGACCTGCTTGAGCAACGCCGAGATGGGAAAGCCAATCCACGGGATGACCATTGACCACGCCTCGACACAGCGCAATCGATAGATCCGCTCCTCCAGTTGATAGGGCTTCATGAAGTCTTCCAACGCATAGCGCCCCGGCTTGCCGACCTCGCCATCCACTAGCACGCTCCAGGGTTCGGTTTTCAAGGAACCGGCATTGGCGGCCGGGTCACCCTTGTCGGTGCCGAACTCGTAGAAGTTGTTGTAGTGGGTTGCATCCTTGAACGGGGTGATGGTTTCGTTCTTGACGGTCACCGCCCCCCATTGGATAGACGGCAGTTTCTCGGTAAACCACGATGGCGCCTTGCCGGGCTCGACCTCGGCATAACGTGCGGCGTCGGCAGCACTCGCCCAGCGTGGCAGGCTGCTTACGGCCAGCCCAGCCATGGATGCACCGAGTACCTGGCGACGGGAGAGATAGAAGGATTCGGGCGTGACGTCCGATTCACGGCAGTCGGACGACTTGGGGATCTTGATCAGCATGACAACTCCGCAGTATTGGAGGGCAGTTGCACCAATAGACTGCGGAGTATGGGGGAAATTACATTAAGGCAACGTTTAGCGCCGGCGAAGACGCAACAAATACTGAACCGGACCGGAGGCCGCGTAGGCGAGGAAGATCAGCAGCAGGATGCGTGGCGGATCACTGAAGACCACCGCGAACACCAGCACGACCGCCAAAATCGCAACGAATGGCACGCGCCCCTTCAGGTCCAGCTCCTTGAAGCTGTTGTACTTGATGTTGCTGACCATCAGCATCCCGGCCGCCGCCACCAGCAGCGCGACGAGGAACGACATCTTCGAACCCTGTATGCCGTAATCGCTGAACGCCCAGACGACGCCCGCTACCACGCCCGCAGCGGCCGGGCTGGCGAGCCCGATGAAGTAGCGCTTGTCCGCCTTGCCTACCTGGGTATTGAAACGCGCCAGGCGCAACGCCGCCCCCGCCACATAGATGAAGGCGACCATCCAGCCGACCTTGCCCATGTCTCCCAACGCCCAACCAAACGCCAGCAAGGCCGGCGCCACGCCGAAGGCGACCATGTCGGACAGGGAGTCATATTCGGCGCCGAATGCGCTTTGGGTGTTGGTCATGCGGGCCACGCGCCCGTCCAGGCCATCGAGCACCATGGCGACAAAGATGGCGATGGCGGCGAAAGCGAAATAGCGGCTCGCCCCCACGCTGTCGCCGGCACTCAATGCCGCCTGGGCACTCATGGAGTTGATGATGGAATAGAAGCCGGCGAAGAGGTTCGCAGTGGTAAACAGATTCGGCAACAGATAGATGCCACGATGCCGGACCTTACGGCCTTCAGCGTCATGGCCTTCTTCGATGTGCTCATCGATGGGCAGCAGGCTTTCGGCGTCAGGAGCCTGGTTTGGCTCGTCGGGGCGTTCGCTCATGGACAGTACCTTGCAACGGTGTGAAAAAATTCGACAGGCGTCTGGGACGACGGTTCGGCCGCAAACGATGCAGCTTTATACCAGAAGCCATCGCCCAAACGAAAAAACGCGGCCGAGGCCGCGTTTTTCGATCAAGCTCGCGACTTAGTTCTTGGCTTTGTCGACGATCTTGTTGGCGCTGATCCACGGCATCATCGAGCGCAGTTGCTCACCGATGATTTCGATACCGTGCGCAGCGTTGTTACGACGCTTGGCGGTCATCGAAGGATAGCCGGTAGCCCCTTCGCTGATGAACATCTTGGCGTATTCGCCGTCCTGAATACGTTTCAGGGCGTTGCGCATGGCCTGACGGGATTCGGCGTTGATCACTTCCGGACCGGTCACATACTCGCCGTATTCGGCGTTGTTGGAGATCGAGTAGTTCATGTTGGCGATACCGCCTTCGTACATGAGGTCAACGATCAGCTTCAGTTCGTGCAGGCACTCGAAGTAAGCCATTTCTGGCGCGTAGCCCGCTTCGACCAGGGTTTCGAAACCGGCTTTCACCAGTTCGACGGTACCGCCGCACAGAACGGCTTGTTCGCCGAACAGGTCGGTTTCGGTCTCGTCCTTGAAGGTGGTTTCGATGATGCCGGTACGACCGCCACCCACACCTGCCGCGTAGGACAGAGCGACATTCTTGGCGTTGCCCGAAGCGTCCTGGTAGATCGCGATCAGGTCAGGGATACCGCCGCCCTTCACGAACTCGGAACGCACGGTGTGGCCCGGTGCCTTCGGCGCGATCATGATCACGTCGAGGTCGGCACGCGGCACGACCTGGTTGTAGTGGATCGAGAAGCCGTGGGAGAAGGCCAGGGTTGCGCCTTTCTTGATGTTCGGCTCGATCTCGTCGCGGTACAGCGCGCCCTGGAATTCGTCCGGGGTCAGGATCATTACCAGGTCGGCAGCGGCAACGGCGGAAGCCACGTCAGCCACTTTCAGGCCATGGGCTTCTGCCTTGGCAACGGTGGACGAGCCTTTACGCAGGCCGACGGTCACGTCAACGCCGGAGTCTTTCAGGTTGCAAGCTTGCGCGTGGCCCTGGGAACCGTAGCCGATGATCGCGACTTTCTTGCCCTGGATGATCGACAGGTCGCAGTCTTTATCGTAGAAAACTTTCATGAATTTCCTCTCTATCCGGCCGTTCAGGCCATTCGCTAATTTGGTTTAGATGCTCAGTACTTTGTCGCCACGGGCAATCCCGGTGACACCACTGCGTACGGTTTCCAGAATCGAGGCAGTGCCGATCGACTGGATGAAGCTGTCGAGCTTGTCGCTGGTACCGGTCAATTGAACGGTATAGACGCTGGCGCTGACATCGACGATCTGCCCACGATAAATATCGGTAGTGCGTTTGATCTCGGCGCGCTGGGCGCCGGTGGCCTTGACCTTGACCAGCATCAGTTCGCGCTCGATGTGAGCACTTTCCGACAGGTCCACCAGCTTGACCACCTCGATCAGCTTGTTCAGGTTCTTGGTGATCTGCTCGATGATCTCATCGTGCCCGACAGTGGTCAGCGTCAGACGCGACAGGGTCGGGTCCTCGGTTGGCGCCACGGTCAGGCTTTCGATGTTGTAGTTGCGCTGTGAGAACAGGCCCACAACACGAGACAGCGCACCCGGTTCGTTTTCCAGAAGCAGGGAAATAATATGTCGCATGATTAGGTACGCTCCGTCTTGCTCAGCCACATATCGCGCATGGAGCCGTCTTTGATCTGCATCGGGTAGACGTGCTCGCTGGTGTCGACCGCAATATCGATCACCACCAGGCGATCCTTCATGGCGAACGCTTCCTCCATTTTCGTCTTCAAGTCTTTCGACTCGGTAATGCGTACGCCGACGTGACCATAGGCCTCTGCCAGCTTGACGAAGTCAGGCAGCGATTCCATGTAGGAATGCGAGTGACGGCTGCCGTAGCTCATGTCCTGCCACTGGCGAACCATACCCAGTACACCGTTGTTCAGGATCACGATCTTCACCGGCAAGCCGTATTGCAGGCAGGTGGACAGTTCCTGGATGTTCATCTGGATGCTGCCCTCGCCGGTGACGCAGGCGACGTCGGCATCCGGGAAGCTCAACTGGATGCCCATGGCCGCCGGGAAACCGAAGCCCATGGTGCCCAGGCCGCCGGAGTTGATCCAGCGGTTGGGCTTGTTGAACTTGTAGTACTGCGCAGCGAACATCTGGTGCTGGCCCACGTCGGAGGTCACGAAGGCATCGCCCTTGGTGACTTCGCAGAGGGTTTCGATCACGGTCTGCGGCTTGATCACGCTACCGTCGCCCTTGTCGTAAGGGAACAGTCCGCGATCGCCGCGCCATTCATCGACCTGCTTCCACCAACTGGCCAGCGCTTCCTTGTTCGGGGTCTCGCCGATTTCCTTGAGGATGGCGACCATTTCGGTCAGCACGCTCTCTACGGGACCGACGATAGGCACGTCTGCCTTGATCGTCTTGGAGATGGAAGCCGGGTCGATGTCGATATGGATGATCTTGGCGTTCGGGCAGAACTTCGACGCACCGTTGATGACACGGTCATCGAAGCGCGCCCCAACAGCCAGGATCACGTCGGCATGGTGCATCGCCAGGTTGGCGGTGTAGCTGCCGTGCATGCCGAGCATGCCGATGAACTGGCGATCGGTGCCCGGAAACGCACCCAGGCCCATCAGCGTATTGGTCACCGGCAGGTTGAGCATTTTCGCCAGTTCGGTCAGCGGCGCGGAGCCACCACCGAGGATCACGCCGCCACCCGAATACAAAACGGGACGCTTGGCCGCCAGGAGCATTTCGGCTGCCTTGCGGATCTGCCCGGAGTGACCGCGTACGGCCGGGCTGTAGGAGCGAAGCTTGGCTTTCTTCGGGAAGATGTATTCGAACTTCTCGGCCGGGTTGGTCATGTCTTTCGGCACGTCGACCACGACCGGGCCTGGACGACCGGATTCAGCCAGGTAGAAGGCCTTCTTCATGACCTCGGGGATTTCCGACGCGTGCTTGATCATGAAGCTGTGCTTCACGATCGGCCGGGAGATACCGATCATGTCGGTTTCCTGGAACGCATCGGTGCCGACCATGGTGCTGGGCACCTGACCGGAGATGATCACCATCGGGATAGAGTCCATGTAGGCGGTGGCGATACCGGTGATGGCGTTCGTGGCGCCTGGACCGGAAGTCACCAACACCACGCCGGCCTTGCCGGTGGCACGGGCATAGCCGTCGGCCATGTGGGTCGCCGCTTGCTCGTGACGAACCAGGATGTGGGTCACTTCCGGCTCTTTGAACAGGGCATCATAGACATGAAGAAGAGCACCACCCGGGTACCCATAGATATATTTGACGCCTTCGTCGCGCAAAAAGCGGACGAGCATCTCACCGCCAGATAAAAGCTCCACGTTGTTCACCTCTAAAACGCCAGAATACCGGCCCACGAAAGGGGACGGGTCTTAATAGGTTTACTTCTCGGCAGAGCATGAGCGACGGTGGTCGCCGACTACGTCAGCACTGACTGAGCAAGTATTGGGATCGTCCCAAGTGTTGCGGGCCTTTCCCACCCAGCGCGAGGTAACGCGTTGCGGGTGTAACAGGTCGGCGCGGATGTGCGCCTCATGATCTGCCGAGTGGGCCTGCTTCTGGCAGTCCCTCTACAGCGGACTTTGGATTCTTCTGTTTCGCCCTCTGCAAGTCAAGACGTCAATGTGCTTTATTCGAAGTAAGCGCATGAGAACGCAAGAAAAAACCTATAAACGGCAACTGTGTTAGCTTCAATTGCGCAACCCATGACAAGGAAACAGCATGCGAATGTTCTTCTTGACGGCCAGCCTGCTGGTTGGCCTGAGCCCAATCTGTGTGGCCGGCCAGGTCTATAAATGGGTGGACGCCCAGGGCGTTACCCATTTCAGTGCCCAGCCGCCCGAAGGCGAGCAAGCCGCAACCATGATCAAATCCACCCCGCCCGCGCCCGCCAAGGCTGCGTCGCCGCCGTCCGGTGGGGTCGTTGGCGACCAGAAGGCCATCGATCAGCAGGTCAAGAAACAGGTCGCCGAGCAGGAAGCCCAGCTCAAGGCGTTCTGCGAGCAGGCCCGGACCAACCTGGCGCAACTGCAGAACAACCCGAGGGTACGGGAGGACGTGGAAGGTGAAATGCGCCGCCTCAGCGACGAGCAGCGGCGCCAGCGGATCGATGAGACCCGCAAGCAGATAG contains:
- a CDS encoding ketol-acid reductoisomerase (catalyzes the formation of (R)-2,3-dihydroxy-3-methylbutanoate from (S)-2-hydroxy-2-methyl-3-oxobutanoate in valine and isoleucine biosynthesis); its protein translation is MKVFYDKDCDLSIIQGKKVAIIGYGSQGHAQACNLKDSGVDVTVGLRKGSSTVAKAEAHGLKVADVASAVAAADLVMILTPDEFQGALYRDEIEPNIKKGATLAFSHGFSIHYNQVVPRADLDVIMIAPKAPGHTVRSEFVKGGGIPDLIAIYQDASGNAKNVALSYAAGVGGGRTGIIETTFKDETETDLFGEQAVLCGGTVELVKAGFETLVEAGYAPEMAYFECLHELKLIVDLMYEGGIANMNYSISNNAEYGEYVTGPEVINAESRQAMRNALKRIQDGEYAKMFISEGATGYPSMTAKRRNNAAHGIEIIGEQLRSMMPWISANKIVDKAKN
- a CDS encoding sulfoxide reductase catalytic subunit YedY, producing MLIKIPKSSDCRESDVTPESFYLSRRQVLGASMAGLAVSSLPRWASAADAARYAEVEPGKAPSWFTEKLPSIQWGAVTVKNETITPFKDATHYNNFYEFGTDKGDPAANAGSLKTEPWSVLVDGEVGKPGRYALEDFMKPYQLEERIYRLRCVEAWSMVIPWIGFPISALLKQVEPTSKAKYIRFETLQDPKVMPGQRSGFALIDWPYVEGLRLDEAMNPLAILAVGMYGRELPNQNGAPLRLVVPWKYGFKSVKSIVRISLVSEQPKTTWQSIAADEYGFYANVNPTVDHPRWTQAHERRLPSGLFSPNVRDTLMFNGYQDEVASLYAGMDLRKDY
- a CDS encoding acetolactate synthase 3 catalytic subunit (catalyzes the formation of 2-acetolactate from pyruvate, leucine sensitive) — encoded protein: MELLSGGEMLVRFLRDEGVKYIYGYPGGALLHVYDALFKEPEVTHILVRHEQAATHMADGYARATGKAGVVLVTSGPGATNAITGIATAYMDSIPMVIISGQVPSTMVGTDAFQETDMIGISRPIVKHSFMIKHASEIPEVMKKAFYLAESGRPGPVVVDVPKDMTNPAEKFEYIFPKKAKLRSYSPAVRGHSGQIRKAAEMLLAAKRPVLYSGGGVILGGGSAPLTELAKMLNLPVTNTLMGLGAFPGTDRQFIGMLGMHGSYTANLAMHHADVILAVGARFDDRVINGASKFCPNAKIIHIDIDPASISKTIKADVPIVGPVESVLTEMVAILKEIGETPNKEALASWWKQVDEWRGDRGLFPYDKGDGSVIKPQTVIETLCEVTKGDAFVTSDVGQHQMFAAQYYKFNKPNRWINSGGLGTMGFGFPAAMGIQLSFPDADVACVTGEGSIQMNIQELSTCLQYGLPVKIVILNNGVLGMVRQWQDMSYGSRHSHSYMESLPDFVKLAEAYGHVGVRITESKDLKTKMEEAFAMKDRLVVIDIAVDTSEHVYPMQIKDGSMRDMWLSKTERT
- a CDS encoding CDP-diacylglycerol--serine O-phosphatidyltransferase, yielding MSERPDEPNQAPDAESLLPIDEHIEEGHDAEGRKVRHRGIYLLPNLFTTANLFAGFYSIINSMSAQAALSAGDSVGASRYFAFAAIAIFVAMVLDGLDGRVARMTNTQSAFGAEYDSLSDMVAFGVAPALLAFGWALGDMGKVGWMVAFIYVAGAALRLARFNTQVGKADKRYFIGLASPAAAGVVAGVVWAFSDYGIQGSKMSFLVALLVAAAGMLMVSNIKYNSFKELDLKGRVPFVAILAVVLVFAVVFSDPPRILLLIFLAYAASGPVQYLLRLRRR
- a CDS encoding sulfite oxidase; the protein is MRFPVWRVGVFLAAAGWPLVWLYQALTNTLGPDPGKVLVDRLGLGTLILLLITLSMTPLQKLTGWAGWMAVRRQLGLWCFTYVVLHLSGYAAFILGFDWSQLGVELSKRPYIIVGVLGFLGLLALAVTSNRYSQRRLGGRWKKLHRLVYLILGLGLLHMLWIVRADLKEWSIYASIGAVLLLLRVPPITRRIPRLLGRKVPSATKA
- the ilvH gene encoding acetolactate synthase 3 regulatory subunit (with IlvI catalyzes the formation of 2-acetolactate from pyruvate, the small subunit is required for full activity and valine sensitivity; E.coli produces 3 isoenzymes of acetolactate synthase which differ in specificity to substrates, valine sensitivity and affinity for cofactors; also known as acetolactate synthase 3 small subunit), giving the protein MRHIISLLLENEPGALSRVVGLFSQRNYNIESLTVAPTEDPTLSRLTLTTVGHDEIIEQITKNLNKLIEVVKLVDLSESAHIERELMLVKVKATGAQRAEIKRTTDIYRGQIVDVSASVYTVQLTGTSDKLDSFIQSIGTASILETVRSGVTGIARGDKVLSI
- a CDS encoding glycosyltransferase, which translates into the protein MRMFFLTASLLVGLSPICVAGQVYKWVDAQGVTHFSAQPPEGEQAATMIKSTPPAPAKAASPPSGGVVGDQKAIDQQVKKQVAEQEAQLKAFCEQARTNLAQLQNNPRVREDVEGEMRRLSDEQRRQRIDETRKQIEENCQ